A DNA window from Vigna angularis cultivar LongXiaoDou No.4 chromosome 1, ASM1680809v1, whole genome shotgun sequence contains the following coding sequences:
- the LOC108330193 gene encoding uncharacterized protein LOC108330193, producing the protein MRSKIHEPAAVRSSIVLLQERFRQLQKAKEMRKKRELLKIFTIDPKHFNSNTTTKQFFHPELMIPSGSLPHVSLSLWPTSQCMVEYNKSTIETPVSKNTSSIDSTHTQSLQASWKNLYDWDSGSDSGVDTSLHL; encoded by the coding sequence TCGCTCCTCCATTGTTCTGCTACAAGAGAGATTTAGACAGTTGCAGAAAGCGAAAGAAATGAGGAAAAAGAGAGAGTTGCTGAAAATTTTCACTATAGATCCTAAACACTTCAATTCCAACACCACTACGAAGCAGTTTTTCCACCCTGAACTGATGATCCCATCAGGGTCACTTCCCCATGTTTCGCTTTCTCTATGGCCAACTTCACAGTGCATGGTAGAGTACAACAAAAGCACTATTGAGACCCCAGTCTCCAAGAACACCAGCTCCATAGATTCTACACATACACAGTCCCTTCAGGCTTCGTGGAAGAACCTCTATGATTGGGATTCCGGCTCTGACTCTGGTGTTGATACCTCTCTTCACCTGTaa